Proteins from one Oscillatoria salina IIICB1 genomic window:
- a CDS encoding type II toxin-antitoxin system TacA family antitoxin produces MYNIYTLSLVTDINMGTEQQLRSETVNLRIHPKIRSIIDAAAQVCGKTRTSFVIDAAYHAATETLLEQKTFYLTDEQWEAFNEILDRPTKFNEKLAQLLKEKAPWE; encoded by the coding sequence ATGTATAATATATATACACTCTCATTAGTCACAGATATTAATATGGGTACAGAACAACAACTACGGTCTGAGACGGTCAATTTAAGAATTCACCCCAAAATACGTTCAATAATTGACGCTGCTGCACAAGTTTGCGGTAAAACTCGCACTTCGTTTGTGATTGATGCTGCTTACCACGCGGCTACAGAAACTTTATTAGAGCAAAAAACTTTTTACCTTACTGATGAACAGTGGGAAGCATTCAACGAAATTCTTGACCGTCCCACAAAATTCAATGAGAAATTAGCTCAGTTACTAAAGGAAAAAGCGCCTTGGGAATAA
- a CDS encoding DUF29 domain-containing protein, giving the protein MFIKKDLTFQTNLYDRDFYLWTETTANLLRENKFHQVDLDNLIEEIASMVKREKRELKSRLIVLLMHLLKWKYQSEKRSPSWSSTISEQRICLELLLEDSPSLKPFLAEVLSNCYRKARHLTAKKTNLHLDTFPEGCPFSESKILELDYLPE; this is encoded by the coding sequence ATTTTTATTAAAAAAGATTTAACTTTTCAAACAAATCTCTACGATCGCGACTTCTATCTCTGGACAGAAACTACCGCAAATTTGTTACGAGAAAATAAATTTCATCAGGTAGATTTAGATAATCTGATTGAAGAAATTGCCAGCATGGTAAAAAGAGAAAAAAGAGAATTAAAAAGTCGCTTAATTGTTTTATTAATGCACTTACTGAAGTGGAAATATCAATCAGAAAAAAGAAGCCCAAGCTGGAGTAGTACAATTAGCGAACAGCGAATCTGTCTAGAATTATTACTTGAAGATAGTCCTAGTCTCAAGCCATTTTTAGCGGAAGTATTGTCTAATTGTTATCGAAAAGCTCGTCACCTTACTGCGAAGAAAACTAATTTACATTTAGATACTTTTCCGGAAGGATGTCCTTTTTCTGAGTCGAAAATACTTGAATTAGATTATTTACCAGAATGA